A part of Oncorhynchus masou masou isolate Uvic2021 chromosome 30, UVic_Omas_1.1, whole genome shotgun sequence genomic DNA contains:
- the LOC135521818 gene encoding U4/U6 small nuclear ribonucleoprotein Prp3-like isoform X3, giving the protein MSLPKREVEELRPWVERTVKKVLGFSEPTVVTAALHCVGKGLDKRKTTDQLRPFLDESAGGFVERLFEALEESRNSRGNKGAGERNRKRDLKDVFGDEVEVGARRDVPEAGDGVPVKRKRVPRFEEVEEPEVLPAPPTESPGMLTKIQIKQMMEAATRQIEERKKQLSFVPVSSQQRLPLPTPQPDPPFASHLLPAPSTPSSGSAQSIAPSQAATFMNDAIEKARKAAELQARIQSQLAMKPGILGAIGNTGGPHNLVALANLHAMGIAPPKVAEARESNKPAPLILDDMGRTVDASGNEVELTHRMPTLKANIRAVKREQFRQQLKEKPGEDLESTIYFDGRVNIAPAQRAKKGFKFHEQGRFEKIAQRIRTKAQLEKLQTEIAQAAKKTGIQASTKLALFAPKKMLGDGQVPIIEWWDSYILPSNIDLSTETNFVAMELFGVTNLVEHPAQISPPVDTDKPGVTLGVYLTKKEQKKLRRQTRREGQKELQEKVRLGLMPPPEPKVRISNLMRVLGTEAVQDPTKVEAHVRAQMAKRQKAHEEANAARKLTTEQRKEKKVKKLKEDLSLGVHISVYRIRNLHNPAKKFKVEANANQLYLTGTVVLHRDVNMVVVEGGPKAQKKFKRLMLSRIKWEEHNSKRDVLDSSK; this is encoded by the exons ATGTCTCTTCCTAAACGGGAGGTGGAGGAGCTACGGCCCTGGGTGGAACGGACCGTGAAGAAGGTGCTGGGGTTCTCTGAGCCTACTGTCGTTACTGCGGCCCTGCACTGTGTAGGCAAGGGCCTGGACAAGAGGAAGACCACag ACCAGCTGCGTCCATTCCTGGATGAGTCTGCCGGTGGGTTCGTGGAGAGACTATTTGAGGCCCTGGAGGAGAGCCGTAATTCCCGTGGGAACAAGGGTGCTGGGGAGAGGAACCGCAAGAGAGACCTGAAG GATGTGTTTGGTGATGAGGTGGAGGTGGGTGCGAGGCGGGATGTCCCCGAGGCAGGAGATGGTGTGCCGGTGAAGAGGAAACGTGTCCCCCGCTTCGAGGAGGTGGAGGAACCAGAGGTCCTACCTGCACCCCCTACTGAGAGCCCTGGCATGCTCACTAAGATACAg atcAAACAGATGATGGAAGCTGCCACCagacagatagaggagaggaagaaacagCTGAGCTTCGTCCCAGTGTCTTCCCAGCAG AGGCTGCCCCTGCCCACTCCCCAGCCAGACCCCCCCTTCGCCTCTCATCTTCTCCCcgctccctctaccccctcctcggGCTCGGCCCAGTCCATCGCCCCCTCCCAGGCAGCTACTTTCATGAACGATGCCATTGAGAAGGCTAGGAAGGCTGCAGAGCTGCAGGCCCGCATCCAGTCGCAGTTAGCCATGAAGCCTGGTATACTGGGAGCCATTGGGAACACTGGAGGACCTCATAACCTGGTGGCGCTGGCCAACCTACACGCCATGGGGATAGCACCACC GAAGGTGGCAGAGGCCCGTGAGTCAAACAAGCCGGCCCCTCTGATTCTGGATGATATGGGTCGGACCGTGGATGCCAGCGGCAACGAGGTGGAGCTAACACACCGCATGCCCACCCTCAAAG CTAATATCCGTGCGGTGAAGAGGGAGCAGTTCCGTCAGCAATTGAAGGAGAAACCTGGCGAGGACCTGGAGTCCACTATCTACTTTGACGGGCGTGTTAACATAGCACCCGCCCAGCGAGCCAAGAAGGGCTTCAAGTTCCATGAGCAGGGACGCTTTGAGAAGATCGCCCAGAGGATCAGAACTAAG GCCCAGTTGGAGAAGCTGCAGACAGAGATCGCCCAGGCAGCCAAGAAGACTGGGATCCAGGCCTCCACCAAACTGGCCCTCTTTGCCCCCAAGAAGATGCTGGGGGACGGGCAGGTGCCCATCATTGAGTGGTGGGACTCGTACATCCTCCCCTCCAACATTGACCT ATCCACAGAGACCAATTTTGTGGCGATGGAGTTGTTTGGTGTCACAAACCTGGTGGAGCACCCTGCTCAGATCAGCCCCCCAG tgGACACAGACAAGCCAGGAGTGACTCTGGGAGTGTACCTGACTAAGAAGGAACAGAAGAAGCTGAGGAGACAGACTCGccgggagggacagaaagagCTTCAGGAGAAGGTCCGACTGGGGCTCATGCCACCCCCAGAACCTAAAG TGCGCATCTCTAACCTGATGAGAGTGCTGGGTACGGAGGCAGTACAGGATCCCACTAAGGTAGAGGCCCACGTCAGAGCACAGATGGCCAAGAGACAGAA ggCCCATGAGGAGGCCAATGCAGCCCGGAAGCTCACAACCGAGCAGAGAAAAGAGAAGAAGGTGAAGAAGCTGAAAGAGGACCTGAGTCTTGGAGTTCACATCTCAGTCTATAG GATCCGTAACCTCCACAACCCGGCTAAGAAGTTTAAGGTGGAAGCTAACGCCAACCAGCTGTACCTGACGGGCACCGTGGTGCTACACCGAGACGTcaacatggtggtggtggagggag GTCCCAAAGCCCAGAAGAAGTTCAAGAGGCTCATGTTGAGCAGAATCAAATGGGAAGAACACAACTCCAAGAGAGATG
- the LOC135521818 gene encoding U4/U6 small nuclear ribonucleoprotein Prp3-like isoform X2, producing MSLPKREVEELRPWVERTVKKVLGFSEPTVVTAALHCVGKGLDKRKTTDQLRPFLDESAGGFVERLFEALEESRNSRGNKGAGERNRKRDLKDVFGDEVEVGARRDVPEAGDGVPVKRKRVPRFEEVEEPEVLPAPPTESPGMLTKIQIKQMMEAATRQIEERKKQLSFVPVSSQQRLPLPTPQPDPPFASHLLPAPSTPSSGSAQSIAPSQAATFMNDAIEKARKAAELQARIQSQLAMKPGILGAIGNTGGPHNLVALANLHAMGIAPPKVAEARESNKPAPLILDDMGRTVDASGNEVELTHRMPTLKANIRAVKREQFRQQLKEKPGEDLESTIYFDGRVNIAPAQRAKKGFKFHEQGRFEKIAQRIRTKAQLEKLQTEIAQAAKKTGIQASTKLALFAPKKMLGDGQVPIIEWWDSYILPSNIDLSTETNFVAMELFGVTNLVEHPAQISPPVDTDKPGVTLGVYLTKKEQKKLRRQTRREGQKELQEKVRLGLMPPPEPKVRISNLMRVLGTEAVQDPTKVEAHVRAQMAKRQKAHEEANAARKLTTEQRKEKKVKKLKEDLSLGVHISVYRIRNLHNPAKKFKVEANANQLYLTGTVVLHRDVNMVVVEGGPKAQKKFKRLMLSRIKWEEHNSKRDAKTHHTTTSMLQGGNHTCGDHPFTYSASQRHGGWNQKTHIWTPDQRT from the exons ATGTCTCTTCCTAAACGGGAGGTGGAGGAGCTACGGCCCTGGGTGGAACGGACCGTGAAGAAGGTGCTGGGGTTCTCTGAGCCTACTGTCGTTACTGCGGCCCTGCACTGTGTAGGCAAGGGCCTGGACAAGAGGAAGACCACag ACCAGCTGCGTCCATTCCTGGATGAGTCTGCCGGTGGGTTCGTGGAGAGACTATTTGAGGCCCTGGAGGAGAGCCGTAATTCCCGTGGGAACAAGGGTGCTGGGGAGAGGAACCGCAAGAGAGACCTGAAG GATGTGTTTGGTGATGAGGTGGAGGTGGGTGCGAGGCGGGATGTCCCCGAGGCAGGAGATGGTGTGCCGGTGAAGAGGAAACGTGTCCCCCGCTTCGAGGAGGTGGAGGAACCAGAGGTCCTACCTGCACCCCCTACTGAGAGCCCTGGCATGCTCACTAAGATACAg atcAAACAGATGATGGAAGCTGCCACCagacagatagaggagaggaagaaacagCTGAGCTTCGTCCCAGTGTCTTCCCAGCAG AGGCTGCCCCTGCCCACTCCCCAGCCAGACCCCCCCTTCGCCTCTCATCTTCTCCCcgctccctctaccccctcctcggGCTCGGCCCAGTCCATCGCCCCCTCCCAGGCAGCTACTTTCATGAACGATGCCATTGAGAAGGCTAGGAAGGCTGCAGAGCTGCAGGCCCGCATCCAGTCGCAGTTAGCCATGAAGCCTGGTATACTGGGAGCCATTGGGAACACTGGAGGACCTCATAACCTGGTGGCGCTGGCCAACCTACACGCCATGGGGATAGCACCACC GAAGGTGGCAGAGGCCCGTGAGTCAAACAAGCCGGCCCCTCTGATTCTGGATGATATGGGTCGGACCGTGGATGCCAGCGGCAACGAGGTGGAGCTAACACACCGCATGCCCACCCTCAAAG CTAATATCCGTGCGGTGAAGAGGGAGCAGTTCCGTCAGCAATTGAAGGAGAAACCTGGCGAGGACCTGGAGTCCACTATCTACTTTGACGGGCGTGTTAACATAGCACCCGCCCAGCGAGCCAAGAAGGGCTTCAAGTTCCATGAGCAGGGACGCTTTGAGAAGATCGCCCAGAGGATCAGAACTAAG GCCCAGTTGGAGAAGCTGCAGACAGAGATCGCCCAGGCAGCCAAGAAGACTGGGATCCAGGCCTCCACCAAACTGGCCCTCTTTGCCCCCAAGAAGATGCTGGGGGACGGGCAGGTGCCCATCATTGAGTGGTGGGACTCGTACATCCTCCCCTCCAACATTGACCT ATCCACAGAGACCAATTTTGTGGCGATGGAGTTGTTTGGTGTCACAAACCTGGTGGAGCACCCTGCTCAGATCAGCCCCCCAG tgGACACAGACAAGCCAGGAGTGACTCTGGGAGTGTACCTGACTAAGAAGGAACAGAAGAAGCTGAGGAGACAGACTCGccgggagggacagaaagagCTTCAGGAGAAGGTCCGACTGGGGCTCATGCCACCCCCAGAACCTAAAG TGCGCATCTCTAACCTGATGAGAGTGCTGGGTACGGAGGCAGTACAGGATCCCACTAAGGTAGAGGCCCACGTCAGAGCACAGATGGCCAAGAGACAGAA ggCCCATGAGGAGGCCAATGCAGCCCGGAAGCTCACAACCGAGCAGAGAAAAGAGAAGAAGGTGAAGAAGCTGAAAGAGGACCTGAGTCTTGGAGTTCACATCTCAGTCTATAG GATCCGTAACCTCCACAACCCGGCTAAGAAGTTTAAGGTGGAAGCTAACGCCAACCAGCTGTACCTGACGGGCACCGTGGTGCTACACCGAGACGTcaacatggtggtggtggagggag GTCCCAAAGCCCAGAAGAAGTTCAAGAGGCTCATGTTGAGCAGAATCAAATGGGAAGAACACAACTCCAAGAGAGATG
- the LOC135521818 gene encoding U4/U6 small nuclear ribonucleoprotein Prp3-like isoform X1: MSLPKREVEELRPWVERTVKKVLGFSEPTVVTAALHCVGKGLDKRKTTDQLRPFLDESAGGFVERLFEALEESRNSRGNKGAGERNRKRDLKDVFGDEVEVGARRDVPEAGDGVPVKRKRVPRFEEVEEPEVLPAPPTESPGMLTKIQIKQMMEAATRQIEERKKQLSFVPVSSQQRLPLPTPQPDPPFASHLLPAPSTPSSGSAQSIAPSQAATFMNDAIEKARKAAELQARIQSQLAMKPGILGAIGNTGGPHNLVALANLHAMGIAPPKVAEARESNKPAPLILDDMGRTVDASGNEVELTHRMPTLKANIRAVKREQFRQQLKEKPGEDLESTIYFDGRVNIAPAQRAKKGFKFHEQGRFEKIAQRIRTKAQLEKLQTEIAQAAKKTGIQASTKLALFAPKKMLGDGQVPIIEWWDSYILPSNIDLSTETNFVAMELFGVTNLVEHPAQISPPVDTDKPGVTLGVYLTKKEQKKLRRQTRREGQKELQEKVRLGLMPPPEPKVRISNLMRVLGTEAVQDPTKVEAHVRAQMAKRQKAHEEANAARKLTTEQRKEKKVKKLKEDLSLGVHISVYRIRNLHNPAKKFKVEANANQLYLTGTVVLHRDVNMVVVEGGPKAQKKFKRLMLSRIKWEEHNSKRDDPDADDETKKNNRCSLVWEGTAKERNYGEIKFKQCPTENMAREHFKKHGTEHYWDLALSQSVLESTDD; the protein is encoded by the exons ATGTCTCTTCCTAAACGGGAGGTGGAGGAGCTACGGCCCTGGGTGGAACGGACCGTGAAGAAGGTGCTGGGGTTCTCTGAGCCTACTGTCGTTACTGCGGCCCTGCACTGTGTAGGCAAGGGCCTGGACAAGAGGAAGACCACag ACCAGCTGCGTCCATTCCTGGATGAGTCTGCCGGTGGGTTCGTGGAGAGACTATTTGAGGCCCTGGAGGAGAGCCGTAATTCCCGTGGGAACAAGGGTGCTGGGGAGAGGAACCGCAAGAGAGACCTGAAG GATGTGTTTGGTGATGAGGTGGAGGTGGGTGCGAGGCGGGATGTCCCCGAGGCAGGAGATGGTGTGCCGGTGAAGAGGAAACGTGTCCCCCGCTTCGAGGAGGTGGAGGAACCAGAGGTCCTACCTGCACCCCCTACTGAGAGCCCTGGCATGCTCACTAAGATACAg atcAAACAGATGATGGAAGCTGCCACCagacagatagaggagaggaagaaacagCTGAGCTTCGTCCCAGTGTCTTCCCAGCAG AGGCTGCCCCTGCCCACTCCCCAGCCAGACCCCCCCTTCGCCTCTCATCTTCTCCCcgctccctctaccccctcctcggGCTCGGCCCAGTCCATCGCCCCCTCCCAGGCAGCTACTTTCATGAACGATGCCATTGAGAAGGCTAGGAAGGCTGCAGAGCTGCAGGCCCGCATCCAGTCGCAGTTAGCCATGAAGCCTGGTATACTGGGAGCCATTGGGAACACTGGAGGACCTCATAACCTGGTGGCGCTGGCCAACCTACACGCCATGGGGATAGCACCACC GAAGGTGGCAGAGGCCCGTGAGTCAAACAAGCCGGCCCCTCTGATTCTGGATGATATGGGTCGGACCGTGGATGCCAGCGGCAACGAGGTGGAGCTAACACACCGCATGCCCACCCTCAAAG CTAATATCCGTGCGGTGAAGAGGGAGCAGTTCCGTCAGCAATTGAAGGAGAAACCTGGCGAGGACCTGGAGTCCACTATCTACTTTGACGGGCGTGTTAACATAGCACCCGCCCAGCGAGCCAAGAAGGGCTTCAAGTTCCATGAGCAGGGACGCTTTGAGAAGATCGCCCAGAGGATCAGAACTAAG GCCCAGTTGGAGAAGCTGCAGACAGAGATCGCCCAGGCAGCCAAGAAGACTGGGATCCAGGCCTCCACCAAACTGGCCCTCTTTGCCCCCAAGAAGATGCTGGGGGACGGGCAGGTGCCCATCATTGAGTGGTGGGACTCGTACATCCTCCCCTCCAACATTGACCT ATCCACAGAGACCAATTTTGTGGCGATGGAGTTGTTTGGTGTCACAAACCTGGTGGAGCACCCTGCTCAGATCAGCCCCCCAG tgGACACAGACAAGCCAGGAGTGACTCTGGGAGTGTACCTGACTAAGAAGGAACAGAAGAAGCTGAGGAGACAGACTCGccgggagggacagaaagagCTTCAGGAGAAGGTCCGACTGGGGCTCATGCCACCCCCAGAACCTAAAG TGCGCATCTCTAACCTGATGAGAGTGCTGGGTACGGAGGCAGTACAGGATCCCACTAAGGTAGAGGCCCACGTCAGAGCACAGATGGCCAAGAGACAGAA ggCCCATGAGGAGGCCAATGCAGCCCGGAAGCTCACAACCGAGCAGAGAAAAGAGAAGAAGGTGAAGAAGCTGAAAGAGGACCTGAGTCTTGGAGTTCACATCTCAGTCTATAG GATCCGTAACCTCCACAACCCGGCTAAGAAGTTTAAGGTGGAAGCTAACGCCAACCAGCTGTACCTGACGGGCACCGTGGTGCTACACCGAGACGTcaacatggtggtggtggagggag GTCCCAAAGCCCAGAAGAAGTTCAAGAGGCTCATGTTGAGCAGAATCAAATGGGAAGAACACAACTCCAAGAGAGATG